The following are encoded together in the Daucus carota subsp. sativus chromosome 5, DH1 v3.0, whole genome shotgun sequence genome:
- the LOC108222134 gene encoding zinc finger protein ZAT4: MDTDEELKHMCKLCYKSFPCGRSLGGHMRSHVIYTSDLGDHQEKLLHKKKLSLIDYDNDSVINDAAGYGLRENPKKTCKFEDLSEAGLLRDKICKECGKGFPSWKALFGHMKCHSDKLIRTRMEEQGSETNGDQSDHETPPSRKKRTTRNIRRRDNCNIASAATTASSSLSFNANASSSLSGVEQEQEEVAMCLIMLSNDVSHWNGLNSVGESSGNNSELLETKKSASLCGELVNFKKPSKGKPEFELEPQMKISEMKVLNGELETSPEAEISDFQDSISGTGKILLKENEYNHKPDLASKKKHNSRKRRSRELFNSDMGTNYSEMYSENIEKMNKFECASCHKAFHSYQALGGHRASHKKHNGSCYDSKTDGNENNTGTGKSLSQNQNADKNGPSEQKVVADTSNGRKKLVTTGVSHECSICFRVFSSGQALGGHKRSHLIADAKNNQSTSTSTVIDHKPVVETRNFLDLNLPAPNEETDTSELEFNPWWIVSNHRHDSFLNFLSK, encoded by the coding sequence ATGGATACAGATGAAGAACTGAAACATATGTGCAAATTGTGCTACAAGAGCTTCCCTTGTGGCAGATCATTGGGAGGGCACATGAGGTCTCATGTCATATATACATCTGATCTAGGTGATCACCAAGAGAAGCTGCTTCATAAGAAGAAGCTGTCTTTAATCGATTATGATAACGATTCTGTTATTAATGATGCAGCTGGTTATGGTCTCAGAGAGAATCCTAAGAAGACATGTAAATTTGAAGATTTAAGTGAAGCTGGTTTGCTCCGTGACAAGATTTGCAAAGAATGTGGTAAAGGATTTCCGTCCTGGAAGGCCTTGTTTGGTCATATGAAGTGCCACTCTGATAAATTAATTCGAACTCGAATGGAGGAACAAGGTTCAGAGACTAATGGTGATCAATCAGACCATGAAACCCCTCCAAGTCGGAAAAAGAGGACAACGAGAAATATCAGACGTCGTGACAATTGTAACATAGCAAGTGCTGCTACAACAGCTTCGTCCTCGTTATCTTTTAATGCAAATGCTTCATCATCTTTGTCCGGGGTTGAGCAAGAACAGGAGGAGGTTGCCATGTGTTTGATCATGCTGTCGAATGATGTCAGTCATTGGAATGGTTTGAATTCTGTTGGGGAGTCCTCTGGTAACAATTCTGAGCTGCTGGAAACTAAGAAATCAGCAAGTCTCTGCGGTGAGCTTGTCAACTTTAAAAAGCCAAGTAAAGGGAAGCCAGAGTTTGAATTGGAACCTCAGATGAAGATATCAGAAATGAAGGTTCTAAATGGCGAACTGGAGACATCGCCAGAGGCTGAGATATCAGATTTTCAGGATTCTATTTCGGGAACTGGAAAGATTTTGCTCAAGGAAAATGAATATAATCATAAACCTGATTTGGCTTCCAAGAAGAAACACAACTCAAGAAAGAGAAGAAGTCGCGAATTGTTCAATTCTGATATGGGAACTAACTACTCAGAAATGTACAGCGAAAATATTGAGAAAATGAACAAATTTGAGTGTGCCTCTTGCCATAAGGCCTTCCATTCGTACCAAGCTCTAGGAGGCCATAGAGCAAGTCACAAGAAACACAACGGAAGCTGCTATGATTCAAAAACCGATGGCAATGAAAACAACACCGGGACTGGTAAAAGTTTATCCCAAAACCAAAATGCTGACAAAAATGGCCCAAGTGAACAGAAAGTCGTAGCAGACACAAGtaatgggagaaagaagctggtAACCACTGGAGTATCACACGAATGCTCAATTTGCTTCAGAGTTTTCTCATCCGGGCAGGCTTTGGGTGGTCACAAGAGATCACACTTGATCGCTGATGCAAAAAACAATCAGAGTACCAGTACTAGCACTGTAATTGATCACAAACCAGTTGTGGAAACCCGCAACTTCCTTGATCTCAATTTGCCTGCTCCCAATGAAGAAACTGACACTTCTGAACTTGAATTCAATCCGTGGTGGATCGTAAGCAACCACAGGCATGATTCCTTCCTCAATTTCCTCTCAAAGTGA